A stretch of Streptococcus chenjunshii DNA encodes these proteins:
- the purF gene encoding amidophosphoribosyltransferase, which translates to MTYEIKSLNEECGIFGIWGHPQAAQITYFGLHSLQHRGQEGAGILSNNRGKLNGHRDTGLLSEVFKNPADLEKLEGTAAIGHVRYATAGEASIDNIQPFHFKFHDMQFGLAHNGNLTNAVSLRNELEDKGAIFSSTSDTEILAHLIRHSKQKNFMDKLKEALNAVKGGFAYLLMLEDKMIAALDPNGFRPVSVGKMKNGAWIISSETCAFEVVGAEWIRDVKPGEIVVVDSDGIRTDYFTADTQLAVCSMEYIYFARPDSNIHGVNVHTARKRMGAQLARECKYEADIVVGVPNSSLSAAMGFAEVSGLPNEMGLIKNQYTQRTFIQPTQELREQGVRMKLSAVSGVVKGKRVVMVDDSIVRGTTSRRIVQLLKEAGAKEVHVAIGSPPLAYPCFYGIDIQSRRELIAANHTVEEIRHIIGADSLTYLSIEGLIKSIGLDTDAPNGGLCVAYFDGRYPTPLYDYEETYLKSLEEKTRFDKEKG; encoded by the coding sequence ATGACATATGAAATAAAATCTCTTAATGAAGAATGCGGTATTTTTGGCATTTGGGGTCATCCTCAGGCTGCACAGATAACCTATTTCGGTCTTCATTCCCTGCAGCACAGAGGTCAGGAAGGAGCAGGCATACTGTCAAATAACCGAGGCAAATTAAATGGCCATCGGGACACTGGTTTACTGTCAGAAGTGTTTAAAAATCCAGCTGATCTTGAAAAGCTGGAAGGGACGGCTGCAATTGGGCATGTTCGCTATGCAACGGCCGGGGAAGCTTCCATTGATAATATTCAGCCCTTCCACTTTAAGTTTCATGATATGCAGTTTGGTCTTGCCCATAATGGTAATTTGACCAATGCAGTATCTCTTCGCAATGAATTGGAAGATAAGGGAGCGATCTTTTCTTCCACATCCGATACTGAAATTTTGGCTCACCTTATTCGCCATAGCAAGCAGAAAAACTTTATGGATAAGCTCAAAGAAGCACTTAATGCTGTCAAAGGCGGTTTTGCCTACCTGCTTATGCTTGAAGATAAGATGATTGCAGCTTTGGACCCGAATGGCTTTCGGCCTGTTTCTGTTGGGAAGATGAAAAACGGGGCCTGGATTATTTCTTCTGAGACGTGTGCTTTTGAGGTGGTTGGTGCAGAATGGATCCGTGATGTTAAACCGGGCGAAATTGTTGTTGTAGATAGTGACGGGATTCGTACGGATTATTTTACAGCAGATACTCAGCTTGCAGTCTGTTCAATGGAATATATTTATTTTGCCCGTCCGGATTCAAATATTCACGGCGTTAATGTACATACAGCCCGCAAACGTATGGGGGCTCAGCTAGCGCGTGAATGTAAATATGAGGCTGATATTGTTGTCGGCGTCCCCAACTCTTCTCTTTCAGCTGCTATGGGCTTTGCTGAAGTTTCAGGGCTTCCTAATGAAATGGGTCTTATAAAAAATCAGTATACCCAAAGGACTTTTATCCAGCCAACACAGGAACTGCGTGAACAGGGAGTTCGTATGAAACTGTCTGCGGTGTCCGGTGTTGTCAAAGGGAAGCGTGTGGTCATGGTTGATGATTCTATCGTCCGAGGGACAACTTCACGCCGAATCGTACAGCTGTTAAAAGAAGCTGGAGCCAAAGAAGTCCATGTTGCCATCGGCAGTCCTCCGCTTGCTTATCCTTGTTTTTACGGAATTGATATTCAAAGCCGTCGTGAACTGATTGCGGCTAACCATACGGTAGAGGAGATACGGCATATTATTGGTGCAGACAGTTTGACTTATTTGTCCATTGAGGGGCTGATTAAGTCTATCGGGCTGGATACCGATGCGCCTAACGGCGGGCTCTGCGTTGCCTACTTTGACGGCCGGTATCCGACACCGCTTTATGACTATGAAGAAACTTATCTCAAAAGTCTAGAAGAGAAAACACGTTTCGATAAGGAAAAAGGTTAA